In Shinella sp. XGS7, a single genomic region encodes these proteins:
- the glnL gene encoding nitrogen regulation protein NR(II), with protein MNEHPPSGYEAFDLLATMVAVVRPDGECLFANAAFESVMRLSRRAVQGLNLFDWFAEAARLRETVSAVAGNAYSSSRFDAQLRRGPRPHEDLLPVQVIVSQTDSPERVLVELIENAQQARQDREERTLDQVQATKELIRNLAHEIKNPLGGIRGAAQLLALELNEPELGEYTQVIVHEADRLQSLVDRLLAPHRRAQVVGDVNIHEVCERVRSVILAEYPRGLAVLRDYDTSLPDFRGDREQLIQAVLNIVQNAAQALHAQIAQGTAQITLQTRVARQVTIGKQRWRLALELHIQDNGPGVPAEIRDRIFYPLVSGRDGGTGLGLTLAQTIAQQHQGMIDCDSEPGRTDFRITLPLP; from the coding sequence ATGAACGAGCATCCTCCCTCAGGCTACGAGGCCTTCGACCTGCTGGCCACCATGGTGGCCGTGGTGCGGCCCGACGGCGAATGCCTGTTCGCCAACGCCGCCTTCGAATCCGTGATGCGGCTCTCGCGCCGGGCGGTGCAGGGCCTCAATCTCTTCGACTGGTTTGCCGAGGCGGCGCGCCTGCGCGAGACCGTGAGCGCGGTGGCCGGCAATGCCTACTCCAGCAGCCGCTTTGACGCCCAGCTGCGCCGTGGCCCCCGCCCGCACGAGGACTTGCTGCCGGTCCAGGTCATCGTCAGCCAGACCGACAGCCCCGAGCGCGTGCTGGTGGAGCTGATCGAGAACGCCCAGCAGGCGCGCCAGGACCGCGAGGAGCGCACCCTGGACCAGGTGCAGGCCACCAAGGAGCTGATCCGCAACCTGGCCCACGAGATCAAGAACCCGCTGGGCGGCATACGCGGCGCGGCCCAGCTGCTGGCCCTGGAGCTCAACGAGCCGGAGTTGGGCGAGTACACCCAGGTCATCGTGCATGAGGCCGACCGCCTGCAGTCCCTGGTGGACCGCCTGCTGGCGCCGCACCGCCGCGCCCAGGTGGTGGGCGATGTGAACATCCACGAGGTCTGCGAGCGCGTGCGCTCGGTCATCCTGGCCGAATACCCACGCGGCCTGGCCGTGCTGCGCGACTACGACACCTCGCTGCCCGACTTCCGCGGCGACCGCGAGCAGCTGATACAGGCCGTGCTCAATATCGTGCAGAACGCCGCCCAGGCCCTGCATGCCCAGATTGCCCAGGGCACCGCCCAGATCACGCTGCAGACCCGCGTGGCCCGCCAGGTCACCATCGGCAAGCAGCGCTGGCGCTTGGCATTGGAATTGCATATCCAGGACAACGGTCCCGGTGTGCCAGCCGAGATCCGCGATCGCATCTTCTACCCCCTGGTCTCCGGCCGGGATGGTGGGACCGGTCTGGGTCTGACCCTGGCACAAACCATCGCTCAGCAGCATCAGGGCATGATCGACTGCGACAGCGAACCGGGCCGGACCGATTTCCGAATCACCCTGCCTTTGCCCTGA
- the ntrC gene encoding nitrogen regulation protein NR(I), with product MKSIWICDDDHSIRFVLEKALSREGLPVRSFSNGRDLLAALDDGDSPQVLVSDIRMPGGSGLELLAKVKQKMPGLPVIIMTAYSDLDSAVSAFQGGAFEYLPKPFDLSRAVELIRRAQEESQREAVAEEAAAQVPEMLGQAPAMQDVFRAIGRLSQSHVTLMITGESGTGKELVARALHDYGKRRNGPFVAINMAAIPRDLIESELFGHEKGAFTGAQNRSTGRFEQAEGGTLFLDEIGDMPMDAQTRLLRVLSDGQFYRVGGHSPLKSNVRVIAATHQNLEERVRQGGFREDLFHRLNVIRLRLPALRERREDIPVLARYFLQRSATELGVEPKRLSDAALTKLVAFDFPGNVRQLENVCHWLSVMAPSQVVEPKDLPQELLQPQSPTLTAAAAGLPLAAPAQALGELVAPAIPAATGPDVWVAEMAREARRLLASGEPEVWDQLTRRFEASLILTALDLTRGRRIEAAQKLGIGRNTITRKIQELGLDA from the coding sequence ATGAAGTCCATCTGGATTTGTGACGACGACCACTCCATCCGTTTCGTTCTGGAGAAAGCCCTGAGCCGCGAGGGCCTGCCGGTACGCAGCTTCAGCAATGGCCGCGATCTGCTGGCCGCGCTGGACGATGGCGACAGCCCCCAGGTCCTGGTTTCCGACATCCGCATGCCCGGCGGCTCGGGCCTGGAGCTGCTGGCCAAGGTCAAGCAGAAGATGCCGGGCCTGCCCGTCATCATCATGACCGCCTACTCCGATCTGGACAGCGCCGTCTCGGCCTTCCAGGGCGGCGCCTTTGAATACCTGCCCAAGCCCTTCGACCTCAGCCGCGCGGTGGAGCTGATCCGCCGCGCCCAGGAGGAGAGCCAGCGCGAGGCGGTGGCCGAGGAGGCCGCGGCCCAGGTGCCCGAGATGCTGGGCCAGGCGCCGGCCATGCAGGACGTGTTCCGCGCCATCGGCCGCCTGAGCCAGAGCCATGTCACGCTGATGATCACCGGCGAATCGGGCACCGGCAAGGAGCTCGTCGCCCGCGCGCTGCACGACTACGGCAAGCGCCGCAACGGCCCCTTCGTCGCCATCAACATGGCCGCTATCCCGCGCGACCTCATCGAATCGGAATTGTTCGGCCACGAGAAGGGCGCGTTCACCGGGGCGCAGAACCGCTCGACCGGCCGCTTCGAGCAGGCCGAGGGCGGCACGCTCTTCCTCGACGAGATCGGCGACATGCCGATGGATGCGCAAACCCGTCTGCTGCGCGTGCTCTCCGACGGCCAGTTCTACCGCGTGGGCGGCCACAGCCCGCTCAAGAGCAATGTGCGCGTGATCGCCGCCACCCACCAGAACCTGGAGGAGCGGGTGCGCCAGGGCGGCTTCCGCGAGGACTTGTTCCACCGCCTCAACGTGATCCGCCTGCGCCTGCCGGCCCTGCGCGAGCGCCGTGAGGACATCCCGGTGCTGGCGCGCTACTTCCTGCAGCGCAGCGCCACCGAGCTGGGCGTGGAGCCCAAGCGCCTGTCGGACGCGGCCCTGACCAAGCTGGTGGCCTTCGACTTTCCGGGCAATGTGCGCCAGCTGGAGAACGTCTGCCACTGGCTCAGCGTGATGGCGCCCAGCCAGGTGGTGGAGCCCAAGGATCTGCCCCAGGAGCTGCTGCAGCCGCAAAGCCCCACGCTGACCGCGGCCGCGGCGGGCCTGCCGCTGGCCGCCCCGGCCCAGGCCCTGGGTGAGCTCGTGGCACCGGCCATCCCGGCCGCCACCGGCCCCGATGTCTGGGTGGCCGAGATGGCACGCGAGGCCCGGCGCCTGCTGGCCAGCGGCGAGCCCGAGGTCTGGGACCAGCTGACCCGTCGCTTCGAGGCCAGCCTCATCCTCACCGCCCTGGACCTGACCCGTGGCCGCCGCATCGAGGCGGCGCAGAAGCTGGGCATAGGCCGCAACACCATCACCCGCAAGATCCAGGAACTGGGCCTGGACGCCTGA
- a CDS encoding YebC/PmpR family DNA-binding transcriptional regulator has translation MGAQWKAKHKDIAANAKGRMFTKLSKEIMQAARGGADPDMNARLRMVVEQAKKASMPRDTLERAIKKGAGLLGEAVNFERVTYEGFAPHRVAVIVECLTDNVNRTASEMRVLFRKGQLGVSGSVSWDFDHLGIIEASPLQADADIELAAIEAGAQDLETVEADEDGEGGAALFYTDAADLDLVCRALPAQGFGVTSAKLGYRPKTPLSLGAAELEEVEAFLAAIDACDDVQEVYVALAG, from the coding sequence ATGGGCGCACAGTGGAAGGCCAAGCACAAGGACATCGCGGCAAATGCCAAGGGCCGCATGTTCACGAAGCTGTCCAAGGAAATCATGCAGGCCGCGCGCGGCGGCGCCGATCCCGATATGAACGCCCGCCTGCGCATGGTGGTGGAGCAGGCCAAGAAGGCCTCCATGCCGCGCGACACGCTGGAGCGTGCCATCAAGAAGGGCGCGGGCCTGCTGGGTGAGGCGGTGAACTTCGAGCGTGTCACCTACGAGGGCTTCGCCCCACACCGGGTGGCCGTGATCGTGGAATGCCTGACCGACAATGTGAACCGCACGGCCTCCGAGATGCGCGTGCTCTTCCGCAAGGGCCAGCTGGGCGTGAGCGGCTCGGTGAGCTGGGACTTCGATCACCTGGGCATCATCGAGGCCAGCCCCTTGCAGGCCGATGCCGATATCGAGCTGGCGGCCATCGAGGCCGGCGCCCAGGACCTCGAGACCGTGGAGGCAGATGAGGACGGGGAGGGCGGCGCTGCGCTGTTCTACACCGATGCCGCCGATCTGGACCTGGTCTGCCGTGCCCTGCCGGCCCAGGGTTTTGGCGTGACTAGCGCCAAGCTGGGCTACCGACCCAAGACCCCGCTCTCCCTGGGGGCCGCCGAGCTGGAGGAGGTGGAAGCCTTTCTGGCTGCCATCGACGCCTGCGACGATGTGCAGGAGGTCTATGTGGCCCTGGCGGGCTGA